Part of the Anopheles gambiae chromosome 3, idAnoGambNW_F1_1, whole genome shotgun sequence genome is shown below.
ATGTTCCCCGTAGATAACACCATAGTCTAAAACGAACTCTTTTAGCAAGCATTTCGCCTCAAGCCAATCATTCTTATACACTTCGGATGATAACAATGTTACCGCACagtaatatttcataaaatgGTCATACTGTACATCTGTTAATACATCCTTCAAAACGATAAAACTCGCGTAATGTAGAAACATTTGGAACTCACTAGCTTTCCACAATCCAATGTCTTCAACAGAACGGAGTTTGCGATGAAACTCTAAAGGAAGTTCCACCTCCTTCAGCAAAGCATCAATCTTGCTTATTGTGTCTTCAGACCACTTGGCACCCCCTCCTAATTTGCctgatttccatcctttcagCATTGTTCTTGTTACGCCGTAGTCAAAGAGGTGCAAACGATCTGCTATAATAATCTGCTTTATGATGTCAAAGTTCTTAAGATCCATGAGAGGCGTTTTTTTCCCGATGATGTGCTCCGTAATTTGATTGGACGAAATCTTCATGCGTTCTTGCTGGATGATCCATTCCCGGGAAACATGTAACTCGGTGTGCGCTGTGATATTTTCCTTGCACCGTACATTTTTGGCAACCATGTGTGTGGTTGAAGTAAACTGAACCTGtaggaatatttaaaaatatgtattaatACACCTCATAAGTAAATAAGTTTCAAAAGCCTACGTTTTTTCAATAGAAGAGAAAGCAAATGTATCATTAAATTTAAGaagatttttataatttaccTTTTATGAATGCTCGTGCTGGTGAGTCCGCGATGAAAGCTCTAACGTGTATTTCGATTGGCTTATTGGCTATTACAATGCCATTATCCATCAACCCATTTAGCTCGTCGACTAGCGGACGCAGATATTCCTCAACACTCTTTGGTTTCGATTCACCAAAAAAGTTGCCAACCATCAATACTGGAACTTCCGGCATTTCTTGAATGCTCATTAATATGGGCCAAAACTGTTTTCGAGTGCTCTTGTGCAGTGGAAGTCCATCAATCGAAAAGTTCAACGAAAATTTGCTGACTCTTGGTGGTACATCGCTGTAAAGATACAAAatacagaaaataaaacatataatattagtaaaaattTACCATCGTATTTAAGACTATTGCTTTCTTACCGAAAGTGATCCTTGAGAACCGATCGTACCCCAGGGAACCAAAATTCTCCCCCTGCTATAGGGTACGTTTCTTTTCCACATTGCCTTGTCTTAAGCAACGTGCGAGCATCTTTCGGCAGTTGGTAGTCCGTTTTTTTACGTAAAATTTCTAATAGTCCATTTAGCGCTTGATGTGTTTGGTATGTTTTTAATGCCCAATTTCGAATAAGCTCATCAAATGGTTCCTCTTCGTGTTGAGACTCTTGTGTACTGTGTATAGTTTCCTCAGCTTCATCGTAATCTTCGTTGACCTCTTCATATACTTCCATATCGTCGAATGCATCGATAGTAACCCAATCACTGACGTATTCTTCTTGCAAGATGTATTCATCAAATGGACAAGGATGGTTCTCtgcaatgaataaataaaaaaaaagtattataaatgtgtttaatttgcattggtcactaattaaaatttttatttttgcacttACCACAATGCGGGTGTTCACTGAACTCTACATTTGACGTAGCTGTCTGAATATTACTTGGCCCAGCTTCACTACTCTCTCCAAACAATTCAGCATCAAGCTTTTTATTATTGGCTTCTATGGATCTATACGTGGATCCTGACTTGCGCTTGTCTTTGGCCGACATTGTCGTGATTGAGTGAAATTCACGGCAcgttgaatatttaaaatatacacTTGTATTATTCTGCACTTGTATTATAACAGTATTGCACAAAATTTATAACTGTACAGAGCACGCATAACAACACCGAGTGAAACGACTGCCCGAATCGTattgacacaaacaaaaattgcGCGGGTTTTTATAAGACAGAAAAGAGATAggattttctattttcttatGTAACGGACTATTTAGTACCTTTATTTTAAGGTACTTATGTAACAGGATAAACACTAGCAGGTGTAATGTTTAGATATTTACCCATTGAATCCTTGTATAAACCAGGGTAATACTTTGATTTTTAGCAACACCATTATGCAGATACACAGGTaaagaaaattattattacattTCTCTTGGGCAATGGCTATTTGATCAAAAGAACAAATTAACAGAACAATCTGAACTCattggttgaacttcgattccatGCCAACTATTGagtatgtgctttttagtcggcacgtttttccatacaa
Proteins encoded:
- the LOC133392870 gene encoding uncharacterized protein LOC133392870 isoform X1; amino-acid sequence: MVAKNVRCKENITAHTELHVSREWIIQQERMKISSNQITEHIIGKKTPLMDLKNFDIIKQIIIADRLHLFDYGVTRTMLKGWKSGKLGGGAKWSEDTISKIDALLKEVELPLEFHRKLRSVEDIGLWKASEFQMFLHYASFIVLKDVLTDVQYDHFMKYYCAVTLLSSEVYKNDWLEAKCLLKEFVLDYGVIYGEHCITSNIHSLLHVYDDVDKFGPLYTISSYPFESKLQHVKNCLRNGHKVLVQAANRISEQKPSTASSNRTNLSFPFLKTKTNGVALHINPQLTLSPGFQSNWFLTHDNYIVKYCSAEQKDSTIIINGRAFNYLTETRSYYISPFMKDIYEEDSCNLRTDEMVFLPRDIKCKLVAIKTGNSSLVFVPFLRTLTN
- the LOC133392870 gene encoding uncharacterized protein LOC133392870 isoform X2, with product MSAKDKRKSGSTYRSIEANNKKLDAELFGESSEAGPSNIQTATSNVEFSEHPHCENHPCPFDEYILQEEYVSDWVTIDAFDDMEVYEEVNEDYDEAEETIHSTQESQHEEEPFDELIRNWALKTYQTHQALNGLLEILRKKTDYQLPKDARTLLKTRQCGKETYPIAGGEFWFPGVRSVLKDHFRDVPPRVSKFSLNFSIDGLPLHKSTRKQFWPILMSIQEMPEVPVLMVGNFFGESKPKSVEEYLRPLVDELNGLMDNGIVIANKPIEIHVRAFIADSPARAFIKGSVYFNHTHGCQKCTVQGKYHSAHRVTCFPGMDHPARTHEDFVQSNYGAHHREKNASHGS